One Thalassospira marina DNA window includes the following coding sequences:
- a CDS encoding LysR substrate-binding domain-containing protein, with translation MSDIPPLKALHSFDAAMRLNSFSLAAEELNVTPGAVGQQIRKLEDWLGITLFTRHVRKIEPTADGLAYAARIAPALAQITDASRALRHQHAHSVRVVMPPSFAAKWFSRRMSRFLIAHPGTELQVGSSSEVADFGRDPVDIAVRYFFGDDDSLECTLLHRGQAALFCSPQYRDEIGLQSPADLTRATLLNDTLHAWWPQWLAKFANMDKAAISAMRKIDVDLTSVAIESAIHGQGVVLAVPMLAEEDVLEGKLVPLFPESVLMLSSGYFLVHPKNVELRGHVKMFRDWLMNEARDIAI, from the coding sequence ATGTCGGATATTCCCCCACTCAAAGCACTGCATTCCTTCGATGCTGCTATGCGATTGAATAGTTTTTCTCTTGCAGCAGAGGAATTGAACGTCACCCCAGGTGCCGTTGGGCAGCAAATACGCAAACTGGAAGACTGGCTGGGCATTACCCTGTTTACCCGCCATGTCCGCAAGATTGAACCAACCGCCGATGGCCTGGCCTATGCGGCGCGTATCGCCCCGGCATTGGCGCAAATTACCGATGCCAGCCGCGCACTTCGTCATCAGCATGCCCATTCTGTACGGGTGGTGATGCCGCCAAGTTTTGCGGCCAAATGGTTTTCGCGGCGCATGTCGCGCTTTTTAATTGCCCATCCGGGGACGGAACTTCAGGTGGGGTCATCCTCCGAGGTGGCGGATTTTGGCCGTGACCCGGTGGATATCGCCGTGCGCTATTTTTTCGGTGATGATGACAGTCTTGAATGCACCCTTTTGCACCGTGGGCAGGCTGCACTTTTCTGTTCACCACAATATCGCGATGAAATTGGCCTTCAAAGCCCGGCCGATCTGACACGGGCAACCCTTTTGAATGACACGTTGCATGCCTGGTGGCCGCAATGGCTGGCAAAATTTGCCAATATGGACAAGGCCGCCATCAGTGCCATGCGCAAGATCGATGTTGATCTGACATCGGTGGCAATTGAATCGGCCATTCACGGGCAGGGCGTTGTTCTGGCTGTGCCGATGCTGGCCGAGGAAGACGTGCTGGAAGGCAAACTGGTGCCGCTTTTCCCGGAATCGGTCCTGATGTTATCGTCGGGTTATTTTCTGGTGCATCCGAAAAATGTGGAGCTGCGAGGCCATGTTAAAATGTTCCGCGACTGGCTGATGAACGAGGCCCGCGATATCGCGATTTAG
- a CDS encoding AraC family transcriptional regulator has product MEPFDIADVGWLMICAIGLAQAVFVLLLFRGEGKRAFRANRWLGAFVLAVGFSFFNSMAYILLDLRWNLYLVPFFGALPFTYLPSIYMYFRELSGRPVRRPVLHYLLPVVAVFVLGLVVAVQLRDFGPLLDDVRPDIDADVFESPLQGVLTLSIIAGLHIQLVTYLIWIWRITLRYMRKISEQLDGEQPGLRRWLTEFVLAISAIFVLYTIITILALLQIESDWLYAAMDCCFVLVFFRLSHLIAVNPSLFVADDYLEDGQGADTGTMQAVIAANRTGTPSPAQQGDDAKDPPRATIDPDEVERICRALEKLVAQTDMLFDPLLTMPKMAAAVGTKPNQLSMVLNRHIGKSFFDYVNEYRIEEATRLLMKEPDRTILDIAVEVGFNSKSTFNLAFKKITGHTPSSYRQMKPAISKA; this is encoded by the coding sequence GTGGAACCGTTTGATATCGCCGATGTCGGCTGGCTGATGATTTGTGCCATCGGGTTGGCGCAGGCCGTTTTTGTCTTGCTGCTGTTTCGCGGCGAGGGCAAACGGGCCTTTCGTGCCAACCGGTGGCTGGGCGCGTTTGTTCTGGCGGTTGGCTTCAGCTTTTTTAACAGCATGGCCTATATCCTGCTTGATCTGCGCTGGAATTTGTATCTGGTGCCGTTTTTTGGCGCGCTGCCATTTACCTATCTGCCCTCGATTTACATGTATTTCCGGGAATTAAGCGGCCGCCCCGTGCGCCGGCCGGTTTTGCATTACCTGCTGCCGGTGGTGGCGGTGTTTGTGCTGGGCCTGGTTGTGGCCGTGCAGTTGCGCGATTTCGGCCCGCTACTGGATGACGTGCGCCCCGATATTGATGCCGATGTGTTTGAAAGCCCGTTACAGGGCGTTCTGACATTGTCGATCATTGCTGGTTTGCATATCCAGCTTGTGACCTATCTGATCTGGATATGGCGCATCACGCTGCGTTATATGCGCAAAATCAGCGAACAGTTGGATGGCGAACAGCCCGGTTTGCGGCGCTGGCTGACGGAATTCGTGCTGGCGATTTCGGCGATCTTTGTTCTTTACACCATCATCACCATTCTTGCCCTGCTGCAAATTGAAAGCGACTGGCTATATGCCGCGATGGATTGCTGCTTTGTGCTGGTGTTTTTCCGGTTAAGCCACCTGATCGCGGTGAACCCGTCGCTGTTTGTGGCCGATGATTACCTGGAAGACGGGCAGGGGGCAGATACCGGGACCATGCAGGCGGTAATTGCGGCAAACCGCACTGGCACCCCGTCCCCTGCCCAACAGGGCGATGATGCCAAGGATCCGCCGCGTGCTACGATTGACCCTGACGAGGTCGAACGCATTTGCCGCGCGCTTGAGAAACTGGTCGCGCAAACCGACATGCTGTTTGATCCGTTATTGACCATGCCGAAAATGGCTGCTGCTGTTGGCACAAAACCCAACCAGCTTTCGATGGTGTTAAACCGCCATATCGGCAAAAGCTTTTTTGATTACGTCAATGAATACCGCATCGAGGAAGCTACCCGTCTTTTGATGAAAGAACCCGATCGCACCATTCTTGATATCGCAGTCGAGGTTGGCTTTAATTCAAAGTCGACATTCAACCTGGCTTTCAAAAAAATTACCGGTCATACGCCATCGTCCTATCGGCAAATGAAACCTGCCATTTCAAAGGCTTGA
- the purB gene encoding adenylosuccinate lyase produces MIPRYSRKQMTAIWEPANKFRIWFEIEAHAADKLAELGVIPAESAKLVWEKGNKPYTQDRIDRIDGIEAEVKHDVIAFLTELAEQVGEEARFVHQGMTSSDVLDTCFNVQLVQATDILLEDMDKLLAALKKRAYETKDVPCMGRSHGIHAEPVTFGLKLATFYAEFDRNKKRLLAAREEIATCAISGAVGTFANIDPSVEEHVAAKLGLAPEPVSTQVIPRDRHAAYFAALGVIASSIEHLATEIRHLQRTEVREVEEFFSKGQKGSSAMPHKRNPVLTENLTGLARLVRSMAIPAMENVALWHERDISHSSVERNIGPDATVTLDFALMRLTNVVENLVIYPERMDEILNQMGGLVFSQRVLLTLTQYGVSREDSYRIVQRNAMKVWNREGDLLSLLKTDEDVTARIPNDKLEALFDLGYHTKHVDTIFARVFAN; encoded by the coding sequence ATGATCCCCCGTTATTCCCGCAAACAGATGACTGCCATCTGGGAACCGGCGAACAAGTTTCGCATCTGGTTTGAAATCGAGGCCCACGCTGCCGACAAACTGGCCGAACTCGGTGTGATCCCGGCAGAATCCGCCAAGCTGGTTTGGGAAAAAGGCAACAAGCCCTACACCCAGGACCGTATCGACCGCATTGACGGCATCGAAGCCGAAGTCAAACATGACGTTATCGCCTTTTTGACCGAACTTGCCGAACAGGTTGGCGAAGAAGCCCGCTTTGTCCATCAGGGCATGACCAGCTCGGACGTTCTCGACACCTGCTTTAACGTGCAGTTGGTTCAGGCAACCGACATCCTGCTTGAAGACATGGACAAGCTTCTGGCTGCCCTTAAGAAGCGCGCCTATGAAACCAAAGACGTGCCCTGCATGGGCCGTTCGCACGGCATCCATGCCGAGCCGGTGACCTTTGGTCTGAAACTGGCAACCTTCTATGCCGAATTTGACCGCAACAAAAAGCGCCTGCTGGCCGCACGTGAAGAAATTGCCACCTGCGCCATTTCGGGTGCTGTTGGCACCTTTGCCAATATCGACCCCAGCGTTGAAGAACATGTTGCTGCCAAACTTGGCCTTGCACCGGAACCGGTTTCAACCCAGGTGATCCCGCGTGACCGCCATGCGGCCTATTTCGCAGCCCTTGGCGTGATTGCATCTTCGATCGAACATCTGGCAACCGAAATCCGCCATTTGCAGCGCACCGAAGTTCGCGAAGTTGAAGAATTCTTCTCGAAGGGTCAGAAGGGTTCGTCGGCCATGCCGCACAAACGTAACCCGGTCCTGACCGAAAACCTGACCGGCCTTGCCCGTCTGGTTCGTTCGATGGCGATCCCGGCAATGGAAAACGTTGCCCTGTGGCATGAACGTGATATTTCGCATTCGTCGGTTGAACGCAATATCGGCCCCGATGCGACCGTGACCCTTGATTTCGCCCTGATGCGCCTGACCAACGTTGTTGAAAACCTGGTGATCTATCCCGAACGGATGGACGAAATCCTTAATCAGATGGGTGGCCTGGTCTTCTCGCAGCGCGTGCTGCTGACCCTGACCCAGTATGGCGTTTCGCGCGAAGATTCTTACCGGATCGTTCAGCGCAACGCGATGAAGGTCTGGAACCGCGAAGGCGACCTGCTGTCGCTGCTCAAAACCGACGAAGACGTTACCGCACGCATCCCCAATGACAAGCTCGAAGCCCTGTTTGATCTGGGCTACCACACCAAGCATGTCGACACGATTTTTGCCCGCGTCTTTGCAAACTAA
- a CDS encoding HD family phosphohydrolase, which yields MKFAETTIPPQAGTARPPKSIAASQLAKLVDLGIALSAEHDRSALHQRILKAAREFTNADGGSLYLLNGDESELHFRIMENDTLQRYVVDGNQQEYPFPPVPLYLADGSPNHENIASHVALTGETINIVDAYAADGFDFSGTRRFDAATGYRSQSFLTVPLKSARGRVLGVLQLINARREDGTVIPFDPMIEPLITALTSQSAVALENRRLLQSQRDLIDSFVRILAQGIDAKSPHTGAHCERVPVLAKMLAQAAVDQKNGPFADFSLSEQEWYELDLAAWLHDIGKIVTPEHVVEKATKLETIHNRIHEVRTRFEVLLRDAEIDMLRRQLAGEDQAICEADFAARRDELRAQFELVAQSNIGSENLDLSTIVAIRDIATQTWQRNFDRTAGLSWAESSRMTSEEAAILSQPGAEPLLSDRQDQVYNHVNNGEIYNLSIPRGTLTPEERTIINDHVVLTQDMLEQLPFPPGLRNVPGIAGNHHEKMDGSGYPRGLRGEDMGALEKIMVIADIFEALTAVDRPYKKPKMLSECIDILGRMRDDNKIDSDLFELFLTSGAYREYGDTYLRPDQRDDVDIRHYLRNA from the coding sequence ATGAAATTTGCGGAAACTACGATCCCCCCTCAGGCCGGAACCGCCCGGCCCCCAAAAAGCATCGCAGCAAGCCAGTTGGCAAAGCTTGTCGATCTGGGGATTGCCCTGTCCGCCGAACATGACAGAAGCGCACTGCATCAGCGAATCCTGAAGGCGGCGCGTGAATTTACCAATGCCGATGGCGGGTCGCTTTACCTGTTAAACGGGGATGAAAGCGAACTTCATTTCCGCATCATGGAAAATGACACCCTGCAGCGTTACGTCGTTGATGGAAACCAGCAGGAATACCCGTTTCCCCCGGTGCCGCTTTATCTGGCTGATGGCAGCCCGAACCACGAAAACATTGCCAGCCATGTCGCCCTGACGGGTGAAACCATCAATATCGTGGATGCCTATGCCGCCGACGGGTTTGATTTTTCCGGCACGCGCCGGTTTGATGCAGCAACGGGCTATCGGTCGCAGTCATTTTTAACCGTACCGTTAAAAAGCGCGCGCGGGCGTGTCCTGGGTGTTTTGCAGCTTATCAATGCCCGGCGCGAGGATGGCACCGTCATCCCCTTTGATCCCATGATCGAGCCGTTGATTACGGCACTTACCAGCCAGTCCGCCGTTGCCCTTGAAAATCGCCGTTTGCTGCAATCCCAGCGTGACCTGATTGACAGTTTCGTGCGCATTCTGGCCCAGGGCATCGATGCCAAATCCCCCCATACCGGGGCGCATTGCGAACGGGTGCCGGTACTGGCAAAAATGCTGGCGCAGGCCGCTGTTGACCAGAAAAATGGTCCCTTTGCCGATTTCAGCCTGTCGGAACAGGAATGGTATGAACTGGACCTGGCAGCGTGGCTGCATGACATTGGCAAAATCGTTACCCCCGAACATGTGGTGGAAAAGGCAACCAAGCTTGAAACCATCCATAACCGCATTCACGAGGTGCGCACCCGGTTTGAGGTTTTGCTGCGTGATGCCGAAATAGACATGCTGCGCCGCCAGCTTGCAGGCGAAGACCAGGCAATCTGCGAGGCCGATTTCGCCGCCCGCCGCGATGAATTGCGTGCCCAGTTTGAACTGGTGGCACAAAGCAATATTGGCAGCGAAAACCTTGATCTTTCAACGATTGTGGCCATTCGCGACATTGCCACCCAGACTTGGCAGCGCAATTTTGACCGCACGGCGGGCCTGTCCTGGGCCGAAAGCAGCCGCATGACCAGCGAAGAAGCCGCCATTCTGTCGCAGCCCGGTGCCGAACCCCTGTTATCGGACCGCCAGGACCAGGTTTACAACCACGTCAATAACGGCGAGATTTATAACCTGTCGATCCCACGTGGCACTCTGACGCCGGAAGAACGCACCATCATCAATGACCATGTGGTGCTGACCCAGGATATGCTGGAACAATTGCCGTTCCCGCCGGGCCTGCGCAATGTGCCGGGGATTGCCGGGAACCATCATGAAAAAATGGACGGGTCGGGTTATCCACGTGGCTTGCGTGGCGAAGACATGGGCGCGCTTGAGAAAATCATGGTCATCGCCGATATCTTTGAAGCCCTGACCGCGGTTGATCGCCCCTATAAAAAGCCCAAGATGCTGTCGGAATGCATCGATATTCTGGGCAGAATGCGCGATGACAACAAAATCGACAGTGACCTGTTCGAGCTGTTCTTAACCAGCGGGGCCTACCGGGAGTATGGCGATACCTATCTTCGCCCCGATCAGCGCGATGATGTTGATATCCGCCATTATCTGCGCAACGCATAA
- a CDS encoding MipA/OmpV family protein produces the protein MQLNNKIQGMAYLAIAFGAGVCAMAVVLTFSESAHAQTAQTLVSGTAMAGEGSPAPVQSGSNQPVSLVPETAEANTNAGGEAGDDNDDDDTADPWLGGKWQIGALGTVSTSIYRDGDDWELGGLPMVAYDAERLHVGVDGLRATVWQNDRFSVSAIGSVRFSPFDSGDGPYLAGMEDRDLAFEAGASFSAQVGPGEITASHLFDVSDAHNGQEIDISYSQPTQLSAVTLVWGGGVTWQSEKLTQYMVGVNRREARANRAYYNPDDAFIPHLDLTVSYPVYDGLALIGQTGVQFLPDVYTDSPIVDKDYLVNFSLGVVYTF, from the coding sequence ATGCAGTTAAATAACAAAATACAGGGCATGGCCTATCTGGCAATTGCCTTTGGGGCGGGTGTGTGTGCGATGGCTGTTGTGCTGACCTTTTCGGAAAGCGCACACGCACAGACAGCACAGACACTGGTATCAGGCACAGCAATGGCAGGGGAAGGCAGCCCTGCACCGGTACAATCGGGAAGTAACCAGCCCGTAAGCCTTGTGCCGGAAACGGCCGAAGCAAACACAAATGCCGGTGGTGAAGCCGGTGACGATAATGATGATGATGACACCGCCGATCCATGGCTGGGTGGTAAATGGCAGATCGGCGCGCTAGGCACCGTTTCAACCAGCATATATCGCGATGGCGATGACTGGGAATTGGGTGGTCTGCCCATGGTCGCCTATGACGCCGAACGCCTGCATGTTGGCGTCGATGGCCTGCGCGCCACCGTCTGGCAAAATGACCGTTTCAGCGTTTCGGCCATCGGATCGGTGCGGTTTTCACCGTTTGATTCGGGTGATGGCCCCTATCTTGCCGGTATGGAAGACCGCGATCTTGCCTTTGAAGCCGGTGCATCCTTTTCGGCACAGGTTGGTCCCGGTGAAATTACGGCATCGCACCTGTTTGATGTTAGCGATGCCCATAACGGCCAGGAAATTGACATCAGCTACAGCCAGCCAACCCAGCTTTCGGCGGTGACCCTGGTATGGGGCGGTGGTGTAACCTGGCAAAGCGAAAAGCTGACCCAGTATATGGTTGGCGTTAATCGCCGCGAAGCACGCGCCAACCGTGCCTATTATAACCCCGATGATGCCTTCATCCCGCATCTGGATCTGACGGTAAGTTACCCCGTTTATGATGGCCTGGCGCTGATTGGTCAAACCGGTGTGCAGTTCCTGCCCGATGTTTATACCGACAGCCCGATTGTTGATAAGGACTACCTCGTCAACTTTTCGCTGGGTGTTGTTTATACCTTCTGA
- a CDS encoding CTP synthase C-terminal region-related (seleno)protein translates to MTEIRFALVGDYNEAVTAHQAIPPALKIATDALDDGSFEARIEWVHTSDLANGAAKGILAGFDGIWCVPASPYASMDGAIDAICYARQAEIPFLGTCGGYQHAVLEFARNVLGLHDADNAEVNPDATLPLVAPLTCALIDQAGDITLAPDSLIARHYGADRANETYRCSYGFSRQYVPLFDGSDLRVSAWDDEGDPRAIELQSHPFFIGTAFQPERSALKGEKHNLISAFVRAARDHQVKAAK, encoded by the coding sequence ATGACAGAAATCCGATTTGCCCTGGTTGGTGATTATAACGAAGCCGTTACCGCCCATCAGGCCATTCCCCCGGCACTGAAAATTGCAACCGATGCCCTGGATGACGGCAGTTTTGAAGCCCGCATCGAATGGGTTCATACATCCGATCTAGCCAATGGTGCGGCAAAAGGCATCCTTGCCGGGTTTGATGGCATCTGGTGTGTGCCAGCCAGCCCGTATGCCAGCATGGATGGCGCGATTGATGCCATTTGCTATGCGCGCCAGGCAGAAATTCCATTTTTGGGCACCTGTGGGGGCTATCAGCATGCGGTGCTGGAATTCGCCCGCAATGTTTTGGGCCTGCACGACGCCGATAATGCCGAGGTAAACCCCGATGCCACCCTGCCGCTGGTCGCCCCTTTGACCTGTGCGCTGATCGATCAGGCCGGGGATATTACACTTGCCCCCGACAGCCTGATTGCAAGGCATTACGGTGCGGACCGTGCCAATGAAACCTATCGCTGCAGTTATGGTTTTTCGCGCCAGTATGTGCCGTTGTTTGACGGCAGTGACCTTCGCGTAAGTGCATGGGATGACGAAGGCGACCCACGCGCCATTGAATTGCAAAGCCATCCGTTTTTCATTGGTACGGCCTTTCAGCCAGAGCGTTCAGCCCTGAAGGGTGAAAAACATAACCTGATTTCGGCCTTTGTGCGCGCAGCCCGGGACCATCAGGTAAAGGCTGCAAAGTAA
- a CDS encoding ABC transporter ATP-binding protein, which translates to MTVEPVLLDVKNLKVHFDVPAGGFLFKKTVPLKAVDDVSFQIKAGETLGVVGESGCGKSTLGRAILRLIEPTAGEAVWLGRDLASINHKQMQALRSDLQIIFQDPLASLDPRMTIGQIIAEPLITHRPELSRAQVRDEVRDIMSRVGLLPEMINRYAHEFSGGQCQRIGIARAMVLRPKLIVCDEAVSALDVSIQAQIVNLLQELQREFGLALLFISHDLSVVRHISHRILVLYLGNVMEVADRDTIYNAPKHPYTKALISAVPIPDPVLERNKERIVLTGELPSPINPPSGCVFRTRCPFAQEKCAQDVPEIQSLGAKHQVACHFHNEM; encoded by the coding sequence ATGACCGTTGAACCCGTTCTTCTTGATGTCAAAAACCTGAAGGTGCATTTTGATGTGCCTGCTGGCGGCTTCCTGTTTAAAAAGACCGTGCCGCTTAAGGCTGTTGATGATGTCAGCTTTCAGATCAAGGCTGGTGAAACACTGGGTGTTGTGGGTGAATCAGGCTGTGGCAAATCCACACTTGGCCGCGCCATTTTGCGCCTGATCGAACCGACAGCAGGTGAAGCCGTATGGCTTGGCCGTGATCTGGCATCAATCAACCATAAGCAGATGCAAGCCCTGCGATCTGATTTGCAGATCATTTTTCAGGACCCGCTGGCATCGCTTGACCCGCGAATGACCATCGGCCAGATCATTGCCGAACCGTTGATCACGCACCGTCCTGAACTTTCCCGCGCACAGGTGCGTGATGAAGTGCGCGACATCATGTCGCGCGTTGGCCTGCTGCCGGAAATGATCAACCGTTATGCCCATGAATTTTCGGGGGGCCAGTGCCAGCGTATCGGCATTGCCCGTGCCATGGTTTTGCGCCCGAAACTGATTGTCTGTGACGAGGCGGTATCGGCACTCGACGTTTCCATTCAGGCGCAAATTGTTAATCTGTTGCAGGAATTGCAGCGCGAATTTGGCCTGGCTTTGCTGTTTATCAGCCATGACCTATCAGTTGTCCGCCATATCAGCCACCGCATTCTGGTGCTGTATCTTGGCAATGTGATGGAGGTTGCAGATCGCGACACCATTTATAACGCGCCCAAGCATCCCTATACCAAGGCCCTGATTTCGGCCGTACCCATCCCGGACCCGGTGCTGGAACGCAACAAGGAACGTATTGTTCTGACCGGCGAACTTCCCAGCCCGATCAACCCGCCCAGTGGTTGCGTGTTTCGCACGCGCTGCCCCTTTGCGCAGGAAAAATGCGCACAGGACGTACCGGAAATTCAAAGCCTGGGTGCCAAACACCAGGTTGCCTGCCATTTCCACAATGAAATGTAA
- a CDS encoding DMT family transporter, which produces MKNSAYIPFAILGLIWGTPFIFTHWAAAYITPAQIVLIRVVSGFLPVLLFALATRALKRWHLRHAHHFLAMAALATALYYLAFAKGTILLLSSVAGMLSGAIPLFSCLCALLFLRDEPLNRRSLGGMLLGFAGILVIARPWQTGLGMVDPMGVLYIVLGSLSIGCSFVYARKFISPLGIAPAALCTYQMGLGAVALIVSVDMTGVGAILQDTKATLGLVLGLGTVGTGIAYILYYLLVQKLGAIRTASVTYVPPVVALFIGCVLNGEPLEMLDLAATGAILIGVFTMQTGRQLPAPTATPRNGSNVTDQPTAGSAPATTPSTCN; this is translated from the coding sequence ATGAAGAATTCAGCCTATATTCCCTTTGCCATTCTGGGCCTGATCTGGGGCACCCCCTTTATCTTTACCCATTGGGCAGCGGCCTATATCACCCCGGCGCAAATCGTTTTGATCCGGGTTGTTTCCGGCTTTTTGCCGGTCCTGTTATTTGCGCTGGCAACCCGCGCCCTGAAAAGGTGGCACCTGCGACATGCCCATCATTTTCTGGCGATGGCCGCCCTTGCCACCGCACTTTATTATCTTGCCTTTGCCAAAGGCACGATCCTGCTGCTTTCCAGTGTGGCAGGCATGCTAAGCGGGGCTATCCCCCTGTTTTCCTGCCTGTGCGCCCTGCTATTTTTGCGCGATGAACCGCTGAACCGCCGTTCTCTTGGTGGCATGTTGCTGGGGTTTGCCGGCATTCTGGTTATTGCCCGCCCCTGGCAAACCGGCCTTGGCATGGTCGACCCGATGGGTGTGCTTTATATCGTTCTGGGGTCGCTTAGCATCGGCTGTTCCTTTGTCTATGCCCGCAAATTCATCAGCCCGCTTGGCATCGCCCCGGCTGCATTATGCACCTATCAAATGGGGCTGGGTGCCGTTGCCCTGATTGTTAGTGTTGATATGACCGGTGTCGGTGCGATCCTGCAGGATACAAAGGCAACTCTTGGTCTGGTTTTAGGCCTTGGCACGGTCGGCACCGGCATTGCCTATATTCTGTATTATCTGCTGGTCCAGAAACTGGGCGCCATTCGCACCGCAAGCGTCACCTATGTGCCGCCGGTCGTCGCCCTGTTCATTGGTTGCGTCTTAAATGGCGAACCACTTGAAATGCTTGATCTGGCAGCAACCGGGGCCATTTTGATCGGTGTTTTCACCATGCAGACCGGGCGGCAATTGCCAGCCCCCACCGCGACACCCCGCAATGGATCAAACGTGACGGATCAGCCAACAGCAGGATCAGCCCCCGCAACAACACCTTCGACCTGCAATTAA